The proteins below are encoded in one region of Streptomyces sp. NBC_00490:
- a CDS encoding ADP-ribosylglycohydrolase family protein encodes MTDLTSRALGAVIGSAVGDALGAPFEFGPEGAFSARFPHPGHGGEMCGGGGWEPGEATDDTQMAVLVAESLLEHGGLELPDVFHRFRRWAAADPKDIGLQTEAVLSSGDPWDLAAALHFQTSQRGAGNGALMRAAPSAVFFAPQGRESTMDAARRLSALTHGDRAAWEGTAILHELIRTALTGADPLAALPATLAAVHPDHRERYATVLAPDWHPDRATEFNGAVWPCLGSAVWALRTTSSYEEAVRAAIDLGGDTDTVAAVTGGLAGAVHGIEAVPARWTQALHVPLPGFGGRVLRAPELAGLARRLLG; translated from the coding sequence ATGACCGACCTCACCTCGCGCGCCCTGGGCGCCGTCATCGGCTCCGCCGTCGGCGACGCGCTGGGCGCCCCCTTCGAGTTCGGCCCCGAGGGCGCCTTCTCCGCCCGCTTTCCCCACCCGGGGCACGGCGGCGAGATGTGCGGGGGCGGCGGCTGGGAGCCGGGCGAGGCGACCGACGACACGCAGATGGCCGTGCTGGTCGCCGAGTCACTGCTGGAGCACGGCGGCCTCGAACTCCCGGACGTCTTCCACCGGTTCCGGCGCTGGGCCGCCGCGGACCCCAAGGACATCGGCCTGCAGACGGAGGCCGTGCTGAGCAGCGGCGACCCCTGGGACCTGGCCGCCGCCCTGCACTTCCAGACCAGCCAACGGGGCGCCGGGAACGGCGCGTTGATGCGGGCGGCGCCCTCCGCGGTCTTCTTCGCGCCCCAGGGGCGGGAGTCCACCATGGACGCCGCCCGCCGCCTCTCCGCCCTCACCCACGGCGACCGGGCGGCCTGGGAAGGCACCGCGATCCTCCATGAGCTGATCCGCACGGCCCTCACCGGCGCCGACCCGCTCGCCGCCCTCCCCGCCACCCTCGCCGCGGTACACCCCGACCACCGGGAGAGGTACGCCACCGTCCTCGCCCCTGACTGGCACCCCGACCGGGCGACAGAGTTCAACGGCGCGGTCTGGCCCTGCCTCGGCTCCGCCGTCTGGGCCCTGCGCACCACCTCCTCGTACGAGGAGGCCGTCCGCGCCGCGATCGACCTCGGCGGCGACACGGACACCGTCGCCGCGGTCACCGGCGGGCTCGCGGGAGCGGTCCACGGCATCGAAGCCGTCCCCGCCCGATGGACGCAGGCACTCCATGTCCCGCTTCCCGGCTTCGGCGGACGGGTCCTGCGCGCACCGGAGCTGGCAGGTCTCGCGCGTCGACTGCTCGGCTGA
- a CDS encoding TetR/AcrR family transcriptional regulator, with translation MTTNADEPQTRPRRRAPAGAAVLREDVTEAIRAAVFEELAAVGYARMSIEGIARRAGVGKTAVYRRWRSKLHLVLDVVSALAVQGLPAPDTGALESDLRLLYEVTSRALRHPVASQILPDLQAESARNPEIAEAVQKALRDGQEGVASKILVAAEQRGEVRAGLDDELALDLISGPLYWRSVVIRSPKLPKGYLDALARGTAAALKAL, from the coding sequence ATGACGACGAACGCCGACGAGCCGCAGACCCGTCCGCGCCGCCGGGCCCCCGCCGGAGCCGCCGTGCTCCGGGAGGACGTCACGGAGGCCATCCGGGCGGCCGTCTTCGAGGAGCTCGCGGCCGTCGGCTACGCGCGGATGTCCATCGAGGGGATCGCGCGCCGGGCGGGGGTCGGCAAGACCGCGGTCTACCGGCGCTGGCGCTCCAAGCTGCATCTCGTCTTGGATGTGGTGTCGGCCCTCGCCGTGCAGGGGCTGCCCGCGCCGGACACCGGCGCGCTGGAGAGCGATCTGCGGCTGCTGTACGAGGTGACCTCCCGTGCGCTGCGCCACCCCGTGGCCTCGCAGATCCTCCCGGACCTCCAGGCCGAGTCGGCCCGCAACCCCGAGATCGCCGAAGCGGTGCAGAAGGCGCTGAGGGACGGGCAGGAGGGTGTCGCCAGCAAGATCCTCGTGGCGGCGGAGCAGCGGGGAGAGGTCCGGGCGGGGCTCGATGACGAGCTGGCGCTCGATCTGATCTCCGGGCCGCTGTACTGGCGGTCCGTGGTGATCCGGAGCCCTAAGCTGCCGAAGGGCTATCTGGACGCGCTGGCACGCGGGACGGCCGCGGCGCTCAAGGCGCTGTAG
- a CDS encoding ABC transporter permease: protein MSQVLHTPPPTTATLPPTAEGDLAALAARHGLSVSGARPTLSEYIRQLWARRHFITAFSTAKLTAQYSQAKLGQIWQVMNPLLNAAVYFFIFGVLLGTKKGVPDYVPFLVTGVFIWTFTQSSILTGTRAISGNLGLVRALHFPRAALPLSFCLQQLQQLLFSMAALVVILLCFGVPVSVSWLLAIPALVLQFTFNAGVSMIVARVGAKTPDIAQLMPFILRTWMYVSGVMWSIDHLAAKHTHWPSWVVPVLQANPAAIYIDLMRFALIDSFHSSQLPQHVWLIATGWALLAGVGGFIYFWKAEETYGRG from the coding sequence GTGAGCCAGGTCCTCCACACACCGCCTCCGACGACGGCGACCCTCCCCCCGACCGCCGAAGGCGACCTCGCGGCCCTCGCCGCCCGTCACGGCCTCTCCGTCAGCGGTGCCCGCCCGACCCTGTCCGAGTACATCCGCCAGCTGTGGGCCCGGCGCCACTTCATCACCGCGTTCTCGACCGCCAAGCTCACCGCCCAGTACAGCCAGGCGAAGCTCGGCCAGATCTGGCAGGTGATGAACCCGCTGCTCAACGCGGCGGTGTACTTCTTCATCTTCGGCGTGCTGCTGGGCACCAAGAAGGGCGTGCCGGACTACGTCCCGTTCCTGGTGACGGGCGTGTTCATCTGGACCTTCACCCAGAGCTCGATCCTCACGGGCACCCGCGCCATCTCCGGCAACCTCGGCCTGGTGCGCGCCCTGCACTTCCCGCGGGCCGCGCTGCCGCTCTCCTTCTGCCTCCAGCAGCTCCAGCAGCTGCTGTTCTCGATGGCCGCCCTGGTCGTGATCCTGCTCTGCTTCGGCGTGCCGGTCTCGGTCTCCTGGCTGCTGGCGATCCCGGCACTGGTGCTGCAGTTCACCTTCAACGCCGGCGTCTCGATGATCGTGGCCCGGGTCGGCGCCAAGACGCCGGACATCGCCCAGCTGATGCCGTTCATCCTGCGCACGTGGATGTACGTGTCCGGCGTCATGTGGAGCATCGACCACCTGGCGGCCAAGCACACCCACTGGCCGTCCTGGGTGGTCCCCGTCCTCCAGGCCAACCCGGCCGCCATCTACATCGACCTGATGCGCTTCGCGCTGATCGACAGCTTCCACTCCAGCCAACTGCCGCAACACGTCTGGCTGATCGCCACGGGCTGGGCCCTGCTCGCCGGCGTCGGCGGCTTCATCTACTTCTGGAAGGCTGAGGAGACGTACGGCCGTGGCTGA
- a CDS encoding ABC transporter ATP-binding protein: MAENLENPATQTASPIGLAPTVVADNVDIVYRVNGTGAGRGSATAALNRILRREKTERASGVRKVHAVKKVSFVAYRGEAIGLIGTNGSGKSTLLKAVAGLLPVESGAIYTDGQPSLLGVNAALMGDLTGERNVYLGGLAMGMSREQVKERYQEIVDFSGINEKGDFITLPMRTYSSGMGARLRFSIAAAKDHDVLLIDEALATGDRAFQKRSEQRIRELRKHAGTVFLVSHNNKSIRDTCDRVLWLERGELRMDGPTEDVLKEYEAFTGDKTTKPKPKPKPKVAV; encoded by the coding sequence GTGGCTGAGAACCTCGAGAACCCCGCAACCCAGACCGCGTCCCCGATCGGCCTGGCCCCCACCGTCGTCGCCGACAACGTCGACATTGTCTACCGCGTCAACGGCACCGGTGCCGGCCGCGGCTCCGCGACCGCCGCCCTCAACCGCATCCTGCGCCGCGAGAAGACCGAGAGGGCGTCCGGCGTACGCAAGGTCCACGCGGTGAAGAAGGTCTCCTTCGTCGCCTACCGCGGCGAGGCCATCGGCCTGATCGGTACCAACGGCTCCGGCAAGTCGACCCTGCTCAAGGCGGTCGCCGGTCTGCTGCCGGTGGAGAGCGGCGCCATCTACACCGACGGCCAGCCCTCCCTCCTCGGCGTGAACGCGGCCCTGATGGGCGACCTGACCGGCGAGCGCAACGTCTACCTCGGCGGCCTCGCGATGGGCATGTCCCGCGAGCAGGTCAAGGAGCGCTACCAGGAGATCGTCGACTTCTCCGGCATCAACGAGAAGGGCGACTTCATCACCCTGCCCATGCGCACGTACTCCTCCGGCATGGGCGCCCGCCTCCGCTTCTCCATCGCCGCCGCCAAGGACCACGACGTCCTCCTCATCGACGAGGCCCTCGCCACCGGCGACCGCGCCTTCCAGAAGCGCTCCGAGCAGCGCATCCGCGAGCTGCGCAAGCACGCCGGCACGGTGTTCCTGGTCAGCCACAACAACAAGTCGATCCGCGACACCTGCGACCGCGTGCTGTGGCTGGAACGCGGCGAACTGCGCATGGACGGCCCGACCGAGGACGTCCTGAAGGAGTACGAGGCCTTCACCGGCGACAAGACCACGAAGCCGAAGCCCAAGCCGAAGCCGAAGGTCGCCGTCTAG
- a CDS encoding GtrA family protein — translation MTVNLSEERAAAAAVPLERLRRIVREVVNFGVVGGSGVVVNFLVFNVLLHGLGRRAMVATVLASLVAMGTNYLGFRFFTYRDRDSRTRQQVVLFFVFSAIGVAMESGLFYVGYHGLGLHGPLASNAVKATSIVLASAFRFLVYRTWVFQHEVR, via the coding sequence GTGACTGTGAACCTGTCCGAGGAGCGAGCGGCTGCCGCCGCCGTGCCGCTCGAGCGGCTCCGGCGGATCGTCCGTGAAGTGGTGAACTTCGGGGTCGTCGGCGGCAGCGGTGTCGTGGTGAACTTCCTCGTCTTCAACGTGCTGCTGCACGGCCTCGGCCGACGGGCGATGGTGGCGACGGTGCTGGCGAGCCTCGTCGCCATGGGCACGAACTACCTCGGCTTCCGCTTCTTCACCTATCGCGACCGGGACTCGCGCACACGTCAGCAGGTCGTGCTGTTCTTCGTCTTCAGCGCCATCGGTGTGGCGATGGAGAGCGGCCTCTTCTACGTCGGCTATCACGGCCTCGGCCTTCACGGCCCGCTCGCGTCGAACGCCGTGAAGGCCACGTCGATCGTGCTGGCCTCCGCCTTCCGGTTCCTGGTCTACCGGACGTGGGTGTTCCAGCACGAGGTGCGCTAG
- a CDS encoding NAD-glutamate dehydrogenase — MQTKLDEAKAELLERAARVAENSPVGGHLPTGTTDESTPDRETVLAFLQRYYLHTAPEDLTDRDPVDVFGAAYSHYRLAENRPQGTASVRVLTPTVEENGWACTHSIVEVVTDDMPFLVDSVTNELTRQGRGIHVVIHPQVVVRRDVTGKLIEVLAQRPSGELPHDAHTESWIHVEIDRETDRADLKQITADLLRVLSDVRETVEDWEKMRDAALRMAEELPAEPVASDLREQDIEEARELLRWLAADHFTFLGYREYQLREDDSLVAVPGTGLGILRSDPHHAEDESHPVSPSFERLPADARAKAREHKLLVLTKANSRATVHRPSYLDYIGVKKFDAEGNVVGERRFLGLFSSAAYTESVRRVPVIRRKVEEVLQRAGFSPNSHDGRDLLQILETYPRDELFQTPPDELQSIVTSVLYLQERRRLRLYLRQDEYGRYYSALVYLPRDRYTTGVRLRIIDILKEELGGTSVDFTAWNTESILSRLHFVVRVPQGTELPELSDLDKERIEARLVEAARSWADGFAEALNNELGEERAAELLRRYGNAFPEGYKADHTSRSAVADLVHLEKLTEDNNFALSLYEPVGAAPEERRFKIYRKGAAITLSAVLPVLNRLGVEVIDERPYELRCSDRSIAWIYDFGLRMPKSQNGAGDYLGDDGRERFQEAFAATWTGQAENDGFNALVLSAGLNWRQATVLRAYAKYLRQAGSTFSQDYMEDTLRNNVHTTRLLVSLFEARMSPDRQRAGHEIVDALLEEVDAALDQVASLDEDRILRSFLTVIKATLRTNFFQEALGGKPHEYVSMKFDPQMIPDLPAPRPAFEIWVYSPRVEGVHLRFGKVARGGLRWSDRREDFRTEILGLVKAQMVKNTVIVPVGAKGGFVAKQLPDPSVDRDAWLAEGIASYKTFISALLDITDNMVAGEVVPPADVVRHDEDDTYLVVAADKGTATFSDIANGVAESYNFWLGDAFASGGSAGYDHKGMGITARGAWESVKRHFRELGVNTQAEDFTVVGIGDMSGDVFGNGMLLSEHIRLVAAFDHRHIFIDPKPDAATSYAERRRVFELPRSSWADYNAELISAGGGVFPRSAKAIPVNAHIREALGIEGKVAKMTPADLMKAILKAPVDLLWNGGIGTYVKASTETHADVGDKANDPIRVDGADLRVKVVGEGGNLGLTQLGRIEFSLTGGKINTDAIDNSAGVDTSDHEVNIKILLNGVVADGDMTVKQRNKQLAEMTDEVGRLVLRNNYAQNTAIANALAQSKDMLHAQQRYLRHLVRAGLLDRALEFLPTDRQIRERLGAAQGLTGPETAVLLAYTKITVSDELLHTSLPDDPYLRGLLDSYFPSALREKFAEHIDSHPLRREIITTVLVNDTVNTGGTTYLHRLREETGASLEEIVRAQTAARAIFRSAVVWDAVEALDNQVEAAVQTRIRLHSRRLVERGTRWLLNNRPQPLQLAETVEFFSERVDQVWSQLPKLLRGADLEWYQQIYDELTGAGVPDELATRVSGFSSAFPTLDIVLVADRMGREPLDVAEVYYDLGDRLRITQLMDRIIELPRADRWQSMARASIREDLYAAHAALTADVLAVGNGTSTPEQRFKAWEEKNAAILGRARSTLEEIQGSEAFDLANLSVAMRTMRTLLRTHS; from the coding sequence ATGCAGACCAAGCTGGACGAAGCCAAGGCCGAGCTGCTCGAGAGGGCCGCCCGGGTAGCTGAGAACAGCCCGGTCGGGGGGCACCTACCGACCGGGACGACGGACGAGAGCACCCCTGACCGGGAGACCGTGCTCGCGTTCCTCCAGCGCTACTACCTGCACACCGCCCCGGAGGATCTCACCGATCGCGACCCGGTCGATGTCTTCGGAGCCGCCTACTCGCACTATCGGCTGGCCGAGAACCGGCCGCAGGGCACCGCCAGTGTGCGGGTCCTCACGCCCACCGTGGAAGAGAACGGATGGGCGTGCACGCATTCGATCGTCGAGGTCGTCACCGACGACATGCCCTTCCTCGTCGACTCCGTCACCAATGAGCTGACCCGGCAGGGGCGCGGCATCCATGTCGTCATCCACCCGCAGGTCGTCGTCCGGCGGGACGTCACCGGCAAGCTCATCGAGGTGCTCGCCCAGCGACCCAGCGGTGAGCTTCCGCACGACGCGCACACCGAGTCCTGGATCCACGTCGAGATCGACCGCGAGACCGACCGCGCGGACCTGAAGCAGATCACCGCCGATCTGCTGCGCGTCCTGTCGGACGTCCGCGAGACCGTCGAGGACTGGGAGAAGATGCGGGACGCGGCGCTGCGGATGGCCGAGGAGCTGCCCGCCGAGCCCGTCGCCTCCGACCTGCGCGAGCAGGACATCGAGGAGGCCCGCGAGCTGCTGCGCTGGCTGGCCGCCGATCACTTCACCTTCCTCGGCTACCGCGAGTACCAGCTCCGCGAGGACGACTCCCTCGTCGCCGTGCCGGGCACCGGCCTCGGCATCCTGCGCTCCGACCCGCATCACGCCGAGGACGAGAGCCACCCCGTCAGCCCCTCCTTCGAGCGGCTGCCCGCCGACGCCCGCGCCAAGGCGCGCGAGCACAAACTCCTGGTGCTGACCAAGGCCAACAGCCGGGCGACCGTGCACCGGCCGTCGTACCTGGACTACATCGGTGTGAAGAAGTTCGACGCCGAGGGCAATGTCGTCGGCGAGCGCCGCTTCCTCGGGCTCTTCTCCTCCGCCGCCTACACCGAGTCCGTCCGCCGGGTCCCCGTCATCCGCCGCAAGGTCGAGGAGGTGCTGCAGCGCGCGGGCTTCTCTCCCAACAGCCACGACGGGCGCGACCTGCTCCAGATCCTGGAGACCTACCCGCGCGACGAGCTCTTCCAGACCCCGCCCGACGAACTGCAGTCGATCGTCACCTCCGTGCTGTACCTCCAGGAGCGGCGGCGGCTGCGGCTCTACCTGCGCCAGGACGAGTACGGGCGCTACTACTCCGCCCTCGTCTACCTGCCGCGCGACCGGTACACCACCGGCGTCCGGCTGCGGATCATCGACATCCTCAAGGAGGAACTCGGCGGCACCAGCGTCGACTTCACCGCCTGGAACACCGAGTCGATCCTGTCCCGGCTGCACTTCGTGGTCCGGGTCCCGCAGGGCACCGAGCTGCCGGAGCTCTCCGACCTCGACAAGGAGCGCATCGAGGCGCGGCTCGTCGAGGCCGCCCGCTCCTGGGCCGACGGCTTCGCCGAGGCCCTCAACAACGAACTCGGCGAGGAGCGCGCCGCCGAGCTGCTGCGCCGGTACGGCAACGCCTTCCCGGAGGGCTACAAGGCCGACCACACCTCGCGCTCCGCGGTCGCCGACCTCGTCCACCTGGAGAAGCTCACCGAGGACAACAACTTCGCGCTGAGCCTGTACGAGCCGGTCGGCGCCGCCCCCGAGGAGCGCCGCTTCAAGATCTACCGCAAGGGTGCCGCGATCACCCTGTCCGCCGTGCTGCCGGTCCTCAACCGGCTCGGTGTCGAGGTCATCGACGAGCGGCCCTACGAGCTGCGCTGCTCGGACCGCAGCATCGCCTGGATCTACGACTTCGGGCTGCGCATGCCCAAGTCGCAGAACGGCGCCGGGGACTACCTGGGCGACGACGGCCGCGAGCGCTTCCAGGAGGCCTTCGCCGCGACCTGGACCGGGCAGGCGGAGAACGACGGCTTCAACGCCCTCGTGCTGAGCGCCGGGCTGAACTGGCGCCAGGCGACGGTGCTGCGGGCGTACGCCAAGTACCTGCGGCAGGCGGGCTCCACCTTCTCGCAGGACTACATGGAGGACACCCTCCGCAACAACGTCCACACCACCCGGCTGCTCGTCTCCCTGTTCGAGGCGCGGATGTCACCGGACCGGCAGCGCGCCGGGCACGAGATCGTGGACGCCCTCCTCGAAGAGGTCGACGCCGCCCTCGACCAGGTGGCGAGCCTCGACGAGGACCGGATCCTGCGGTCGTTCCTGACCGTCATCAAGGCGACCCTGCGCACGAACTTCTTCCAGGAGGCGCTCGGCGGCAAGCCGCACGAATACGTGTCCATGAAGTTCGACCCGCAGATGATCCCGGACCTGCCGGCGCCGCGCCCGGCGTTCGAGATCTGGGTCTACTCGCCGCGCGTCGAGGGTGTGCACCTGCGGTTCGGCAAGGTCGCTCGCGGTGGTCTGCGCTGGTCCGACCGGCGTGAGGACTTCAGGACCGAGATCCTCGGCCTGGTCAAGGCGCAGATGGTGAAGAACACCGTCATCGTGCCGGTCGGTGCCAAGGGCGGCTTCGTCGCCAAGCAGCTGCCCGACCCGAGCGTGGACCGGGACGCGTGGCTGGCCGAGGGCATCGCCAGCTACAAGACGTTCATCTCGGCGCTGCTCGACATCACCGACAACATGGTGGCCGGCGAGGTCGTGCCGCCCGCCGACGTCGTCCGGCACGACGAGGACGACACCTACCTCGTCGTCGCCGCCGACAAGGGCACCGCGACCTTCTCGGACATCGCCAACGGGGTCGCCGAGTCGTACAACTTCTGGCTCGGCGACGCCTTCGCCTCCGGTGGCTCGGCGGGCTACGACCACAAGGGCATGGGCATCACCGCGCGCGGTGCCTGGGAGTCCGTCAAGCGGCACTTCCGGGAACTGGGTGTGAACACGCAGGCCGAGGACTTCACGGTCGTCGGTATCGGTGACATGTCCGGTGACGTGTTCGGCAACGGCATGCTCCTCAGCGAGCACATCCGCCTGGTCGCCGCCTTCGACCACCGGCACATCTTCATCGACCCGAAGCCGGACGCGGCCACCTCCTACGCCGAGCGCCGCCGCGTCTTCGAGCTGCCGCGCTCCAGCTGGGCCGACTACAACGCCGAGCTCATCTCGGCCGGAGGCGGTGTGTTCCCCCGCAGCGCCAAGGCCATCCCGGTCAACGCGCACATCCGCGAGGCCCTCGGGATCGAGGGCAAGGTCGCCAAGATGACGCCGGCCGACCTGATGAAGGCCATCCTCAAGGCGCCGGTGGACCTGCTGTGGAACGGCGGCATCGGCACGTACGTCAAGGCCTCCACCGAGACCCACGCCGACGTCGGCGACAAGGCCAACGACCCGATCCGGGTCGACGGCGCCGACCTGCGGGTCAAGGTCGTCGGCGAGGGCGGCAACCTGGGGCTCACCCAGCTCGGCCGGATCGAGTTCTCGCTCACCGGCGGGAAGATCAACACCGACGCCATCGACAACAGCGCGGGCGTGGACACCTCCGACCACGAGGTGAACATCAAGATCCTGCTCAACGGCGTGGTCGCGGACGGCGACATGACCGTCAAGCAGCGCAACAAGCAGCTCGCCGAGATGACCGACGAGGTCGGCCGACTGGTGCTGCGCAACAACTACGCGCAGAACACGGCCATCGCCAACGCGCTGGCCCAGTCCAAGGACATGCTCCACGCCCAGCAGCGCTACCTGCGCCACCTGGTGCGCGCGGGCCTGCTGGACCGGGCCCTGGAGTTCCTGCCCACCGACCGCCAGATCCGGGAACGCCTCGGCGCCGCACAGGGCCTGACCGGCCCGGAGACGGCCGTCCTCCTGGCGTACACCAAGATCACGGTCTCCGACGAGCTGCTGCACACCTCGCTCCCGGACGACCCGTACCTGCGCGGTCTGCTCGACTCCTACTTCCCGAGCGCGCTGCGCGAGAAGTTCGCCGAGCACATCGACAGCCACCCGCTGCGCCGCGAGATCATCACGACGGTGCTGGTCAACGACACGGTCAACACGGGCGGTACGACCTATCTGCACCGGCTGCGCGAGGAGACCGGCGCTTCCCTCGAGGAGATCGTCCGGGCGCAGACCGCGGCCCGCGCGATCTTCCGCTCGGCCGTGGTGTGGGACGCGGTGGAGGCGCTCGACAACCAGGTCGAGGCCGCCGTGCAGACCCGGATCCGGCTGCACTCGCGCCGGCTCGTCGAGCGCGGCACGCGCTGGCTGCTCAACAACCGGCCGCAGCCGTTGCAGCTCGCCGAGACGGTCGAGTTCTTCTCCGAGCGCGTCGACCAGGTCTGGTCGCAGCTGCCGAAGCTGCTGCGGGGCGCGGATCTGGAGTGGTACCAGCAGATCTACGACGAGCTGACCGGCGCCGGCGTCCCGGACGAACTCGCCACGCGCGTGTCCGGGTTCTCCTCCGCCTTCCCGACGCTCGACATCGTCCTGGTGGCCGACCGCATGGGCCGCGAGCCGCTGGATGTCGCGGAGGTCTACTACGACCTCGGCGACCGGCTGCGGATCACCCAGCTCATGGACCGCATCATCGAGCTGCCCCGCGCCGACCGCTGGCAGTCCATGGCCCGCGCCTCCATCCGCGAGGACCTCTACGCGGCCCACGCGGCGCTGACCGCCGACGTGCTCGCGGTGGGCAACGGCACCTCGACTCCCGAGCAGCGCTTCAAGGCGTGGGAGGAGAAGAACGCGGCGATCCTGGGCCGGGCGCGCTCGACCCTGGAGGAGATCCAGGGCTCGGAGGCGTTCGACCTCGCCAACCTGTCGGTGGCGATGCGGACCATGCGCACACTGCTGCGGACGCATTCGTAG
- a CDS encoding DJ-1/PfpI family protein yields MTAKILIVTGDAAESLEVLYPYQRLREEGYDVHIAAPTRKKLRFVVHDFEPGFDTYTEKPGYTWPADLAFAEVDPGQYAAIVIPGGRAPEYLRNDPELRKILKSFFDADKPVAQICHGPLLTAAVDGLRGRRVTAYPALELDMQAAGATFQDAETVVDGTLVSARAWPDHSRWMREFLTILRAKAPVT; encoded by the coding sequence ATGACAGCCAAAATCCTGATCGTCACCGGCGACGCGGCGGAGTCACTGGAGGTCCTGTACCCCTACCAGCGCCTCCGCGAAGAGGGCTACGACGTCCATATCGCGGCCCCCACCCGCAAGAAGCTCCGGTTCGTGGTCCACGACTTCGAACCCGGCTTCGACACCTACACCGAGAAGCCCGGCTACACCTGGCCCGCCGACCTGGCCTTCGCCGAGGTCGACCCCGGTCAGTACGCCGCGATCGTCATCCCCGGCGGCCGCGCCCCCGAGTACCTGCGCAACGACCCCGAACTCCGCAAGATCCTCAAGTCCTTCTTCGACGCGGACAAGCCGGTCGCCCAGATCTGCCACGGCCCCCTGCTCACCGCCGCGGTCGACGGCCTCCGCGGCCGCCGCGTGACGGCCTACCCCGCCCTGGAACTCGACATGCAGGCGGCCGGCGCCACCTTCCAGGACGCCGAGACGGTGGTCGACGGCACGCTGGTCTCCGCCCGGGCCTGGCCGGACCACTCCCGCTGGATGCGCGAGTTTTTGACGATCCTGCGGGCGAAGGCGCCGGTGACATGA
- a CDS encoding HAD family hydrolase — protein sequence MGMQTGAHIVWDWNGTLFHDNDAIIGATNAAFAELGLAPITMERYRALYCVPVPKFYERLLGRLPTEAEWAVMDETFHRYYTVHRVGCGLTAGAAELLAKWRSAGRSQSILSMYGHEELLPLVRGFGIEAHFIRVDGRTGPSGGSKAEHMTRHLAELTGVAGVDPARTVVIGDAADDAVAARHVGARAVLYTGGSHSRASLEEVGVPVVDTLAEAVVEAERLAA from the coding sequence ATGGGGATGCAAACGGGCGCGCACATTGTGTGGGACTGGAACGGGACGCTGTTCCACGACAATGACGCGATCATCGGGGCGACGAACGCGGCGTTCGCCGAGCTGGGACTCGCGCCGATCACGATGGAGCGGTACCGGGCGTTGTACTGCGTGCCGGTGCCGAAGTTCTACGAGCGGTTGCTGGGGCGGCTGCCGACCGAGGCCGAGTGGGCCGTCATGGACGAGACCTTCCATCGGTACTACACCGTGCATCGGGTCGGCTGCGGGCTGACGGCCGGCGCGGCCGAGCTGCTCGCAAAGTGGCGGTCGGCGGGGCGCAGCCAGTCGATCCTCAGCATGTACGGGCACGAGGAACTGCTTCCGCTGGTCCGGGGGTTCGGGATCGAGGCGCACTTCATACGCGTCGACGGACGGACCGGGCCCTCCGGAGGCAGCAAGGCCGAGCACATGACCCGGCACCTCGCGGAACTGACGGGGGTGGCGGGAGTGGACCCCGCGCGGACCGTGGTGATCGGGGACGCGGCCGACGACGCGGTGGCGGCGCGGCACGTGGGGGCGCGGGCCGTGCTGTACACGGGGGGTTCGCACAGCCGGGCCAGCCTGGAGGAGGTGGGGGTGCCGGTGGTGGACACCCTGGCGGAGGCCGTGGTGGAGGCGGAGCGGCTCGCGGCGTAG
- a CDS encoding DUF6912 family protein, producing MRVYVPLTLSGLAEAYKTGELGPGPLVAYAVTPALREWYLSDDIEELEYAALNRAALASLRLLAADPEAVRRRVVVAVDVPDGAAFSDPDRGLDPTALGEVRVDRTVPLGKAAAVHVDASDAETDVTAAAQALAAAEGGDDDAQFVVDGAGDHELLWFATQEIPNLVGLGN from the coding sequence ATGCGTGTCTACGTCCCCCTGACCCTCTCCGGTCTCGCCGAGGCGTACAAGACGGGCGAGCTGGGGCCCGGACCGCTCGTCGCCTATGCCGTGACGCCCGCGTTGCGCGAGTGGTACCTCTCCGACGACATCGAGGAACTGGAGTACGCGGCGCTGAACCGGGCCGCGCTCGCCTCGCTGCGGCTGCTGGCGGCCGACCCCGAGGCCGTGCGGCGCCGGGTCGTGGTCGCCGTCGACGTGCCCGACGGCGCGGCGTTCTCCGACCCCGACCGGGGGCTCGACCCGACCGCGCTGGGCGAGGTGCGGGTCGACCGGACCGTACCGCTCGGCAAGGCGGCCGCCGTGCACGTGGACGCGAGTGACGCCGAGACGGACGTGACCGCGGCCGCGCAGGCGCTCGCGGCGGCGGAGGGCGGGGACGACGACGCGCAGTTCGTCGTGGACGGAGCCGGGGACCACGAACTGCTCTGGTTCGCCACGCAGGAGATCCCGAACCTGGTCGGGCTCGGGAACTGA